A window of Ktedonobacterales bacterium contains these coding sequences:
- a CDS encoding GTP-binding protein: protein MGKQKFVRSKPHVNVGTIGHIDHGKTTLTAAITKVLAQAKLAKYTA, encoded by the coding sequence ATGGGGAAGCAGAAGTTTGTGCGGAGCAAGCCGCATGTGAACGTGGGGACGATTGGGCACATTGATCATGGCAAGACGACGCTCACCGCCGCCATCACCAAAGTGCTGGCGCAGGCGAAGCTGGCGAAGTACACCGCCTT